The genomic stretch GCGCGGGCGCTGGCCGATCTGGGCGTGTCGGTATCGGTGCTGCACGGGGTGCAGGCGGGCGAGATGGCCGACATGCCCGCAGGGGTGCGGCCCGTGCTCAACACCCCGGAGCAGGTGGCGCGGTGGCGCGAGGGCGGCGGCGACCGCTGCGACGTGATGGTCGATACCGGCATGAACCGGCTGGGCGTGTCGATCGCGGACGTGGGCGCCGGGCTGCTCGACGGACTGCGTATCGAGACGCTGATGACGCATATGGTGAGCGCGGACGAGGATGTGCCGCTGAACGAGCGGCAGCGCGCCGCCTTTGCGGGGCTGGCCGGGCGGACGCAGGCGCGGCGGATGAGCCTTGCCAATTCCGCGGCGATTGCGCTGGGGCGCGACTATGCGTTCGACCTGACGCGGCCCGGCATCGCGCTGTACGGCGGGGTGCAGCGCAGCGGCCATGCGGGAATCCGCCAGGTTGCGACGCCCGAGGTGCGGATCATCCAGCGGAGGCGCGTCCGCGCGGGCGAGACGGTGGGGTATAACGCCACCTTCACGGCGCCGCGCGACATGGAGATCGCGACGTTGAACCTCGGCTATGCCGATGGCTATCTCCGTTGCTTCTCCGAAAAGGGGCGTGCGCGGGCCGGCGATGCGGTGCTGCCGGTGATCGGGCGGGTGTCGATGGACCTCACCGCGCTGTGCGTCGACGCCGCCCCCGAACTGGCCGAGGGCGACTGGGTGGCGATGGACTATGCGCTGCCCGAGACAGCGGCGTTGAGCGGGCTGTCGCAATATGAGTTGCTGACCGGGTTGGGGAAGCGCTTCGATCGGGTTTGGGAGTAGGGCCGCCGCGGTCAGTGCGGCACTACGCCCAGTTCGAACCCCGTCTTGTCGTGCAACGCGAAGCGATCGACCAGGTCGGCGCTGGCGCGGTTATAGCCGATCACTTCGACCTCCGACCCGTCGCGCCGCAGCCGGGCGACGATCTTGTCCAGCGCGCCCACGCCTGAGATGTCCCAGAAATGCGCGTCCGACACGTCCAGCGTCACCGCGCGCCCCGCTTCGGGCAGGAAGGCGCGGGTGAAGCGATCGACCGAGGCGAAGAAAATCTCGCCGCGCACCCGATAGAGCACCGGCGCCGCGCCCTCGCCGCCCGAACGCTCCACCGCGAACATGCGGCGGACCTTGCCCGCGAAGAAGATGCCCGACAGCAACACGCCTGCCAGCACGCCCTGCGCCAGGTCGTGCGTCGCCACGACCACCGCGACCGTCACCAGCATCACCACCGACGAGGTGGGGGGATGGCGGCGCAGATTGGCGATCGAGTTCCAGCTGAACGTGCCGATCGACACCATGATCATCACCGCGACCAGCGCGGGCATCGGAATGCGCCCCACGACCGGCCCCAGCGCCGCGAGCAGGAACAACAGGAAAGCG from Sphingomonas hengshuiensis encodes the following:
- a CDS encoding alanine racemase codes for the protein MTASPLRLRLDGAALVSNWKLLARLSEGAACGAAVKADGYGLGAGEVVRRLAEAGCRDFFVAAWSEARALADLGVSVSVLHGVQAGEMADMPAGVRPVLNTPEQVARWREGGGDRCDVMVDTGMNRLGVSIADVGAGLLDGLRIETLMTHMVSADEDVPLNERQRAAFAGLAGRTQARRMSLANSAAIALGRDYAFDLTRPGIALYGGVQRSGHAGIRQVATPEVRIIQRRRVRAGETVGYNATFTAPRDMEIATLNLGYADGYLRCFSEKGRARAGDAVLPVIGRVSMDLTALCVDAAPELAEGDWVAMDYALPETAALSGLSQYELLTGLGKRFDRVWE